One genomic region from Streptomyces venezuelae encodes:
- a CDS encoding MbtH family protein: MTTNPFEDPQGRFLVLVNEENQHSLWPAFAAVPAGWRTAFGEDTREACLTYVESHWTDLRPASLVARQS; this comes from the coding sequence ATGACGACCAACCCCTTCGAGGACCCGCAGGGCCGCTTCCTGGTCCTGGTGAACGAGGAGAACCAGCACTCACTGTGGCCCGCCTTCGCCGCGGTCCCCGCAGGCTGGCGAACCGCGTTCGGCGAGGACACGAGAGAAGCGTGCCTGACCTACGTGGAGTCCCACTGGACCGACCTCCGCCCGGCCAGCCTGGTCGCCCGGCAGAGCTGA
- a CDS encoding ABC transporter ATP-binding protein, translating into MTTDESALTTSPEETEQTMSGTTQDRALLPTATGAESMAALRTMLHGHRLLAVGALTVLVAGTAVGLLTAPLLGRIVDLVVEERGAQALTVPLVLLIAVAVARGLATAVGGTLVARLGETVLAALREQFIERALRLPLERVEAAGSGDLVSRVTSDVTMIAKSVRQALPEFSRSALTILLTFAGLAVLDWRFLLAALLAAPVQVLSVRWYMRRSSPVYGAHRIATGALQHQLLDSVGGARTVRAFRLGGTHTGLLEERSAAARDLGLRGIHLVSGFFSRLNLAEFIGLAAMLATGFVLVDGGSASIGTATAAALYFHSLFNPINATLYLLDDAQSAGASFARLVGVSALPAESAPQGADTPVDGSVTVSGISHAYGTGAPVLHEIDLTVRSGERVALVGASGAGKTTLAKVIAGVHEPTSGSITLGGVPVGKLGPAGVRRAVTLISQEVHVFAGPLAEDLRLARPEADDEELRAALDKVGALEWAEALPEGLATVVGEGGHRLTVTQAQHLALARLVLADPPVAILDEATADAGSAGARVLEDAAARALEGRTALVVAHRLPQAATADRVVVLDGGRVVENGTHETLTAAGGHYADLWTAWSATRRHPTEKIPNPASTTETPVSPAV; encoded by the coding sequence ATGACGACCGACGAGAGCGCGCTCACGACATCGCCCGAGGAGACGGAACAGACCATGAGCGGAACCACCCAGGACCGCGCGCTCCTGCCGACCGCGACCGGCGCCGAGTCCATGGCGGCGCTGCGCACCATGCTCCACGGCCACCGGCTCCTGGCCGTGGGCGCGCTCACCGTCCTCGTCGCCGGGACCGCCGTCGGGCTGCTGACCGCTCCCCTGCTCGGGCGGATCGTCGACCTGGTGGTGGAGGAGCGGGGCGCCCAGGCACTGACGGTGCCGCTCGTCCTGCTGATCGCCGTCGCGGTCGCCCGTGGATTGGCCACCGCGGTCGGCGGCACGCTCGTCGCACGGCTCGGCGAGACCGTGCTCGCCGCGCTGCGCGAGCAGTTCATCGAGCGGGCGCTGCGGCTGCCGCTCGAACGCGTCGAGGCGGCCGGCTCCGGGGACCTCGTCTCCCGGGTGACGAGCGACGTGACCATGATCGCGAAGTCGGTGCGGCAGGCCCTGCCCGAGTTCAGCCGGTCCGCGCTCACGATCCTGCTCACCTTCGCCGGACTCGCCGTGCTCGACTGGCGGTTCCTGCTCGCCGCGCTGCTCGCCGCGCCGGTGCAGGTCCTCTCCGTGCGGTGGTACATGCGCCGTTCCTCCCCCGTGTACGGCGCACACCGCATCGCCACCGGCGCGTTGCAGCACCAGCTGCTCGACAGCGTCGGCGGCGCGCGGACGGTACGCGCCTTCCGGCTCGGCGGGACGCACACCGGCCTCCTGGAGGAGCGGTCGGCCGCGGCGCGCGACCTGGGACTGCGGGGCATCCACCTCGTCTCCGGCTTCTTCTCCCGGCTGAACCTCGCCGAGTTCATCGGCCTGGCCGCGATGCTCGCCACGGGCTTCGTCCTGGTCGACGGCGGCTCGGCGAGCATCGGAACGGCGACGGCCGCCGCACTGTACTTCCACAGCCTCTTCAACCCGATCAACGCGACGCTGTACCTCCTGGACGACGCCCAGTCCGCAGGCGCGAGCTTCGCCCGCCTGGTGGGCGTCTCGGCCCTCCCGGCCGAGTCCGCGCCGCAGGGTGCCGACACGCCTGTGGACGGCTCGGTGACGGTCTCGGGGATCAGCCACGCCTACGGCACCGGCGCTCCCGTGCTGCACGAGATCGACCTGACGGTACGGAGCGGGGAGCGGGTCGCCCTGGTCGGCGCGAGCGGGGCGGGCAAGACGACCCTCGCGAAGGTCATCGCCGGGGTCCACGAGCCGACCTCCGGCTCGATCACCCTCGGCGGGGTGCCCGTCGGCAAGCTCGGCCCGGCCGGGGTCCGGCGCGCGGTCACCCTCATCAGCCAGGAGGTCCACGTCTTCGCCGGCCCGCTCGCCGAGGACCTGCGCCTGGCCCGCCCCGAGGCCGACGACGAGGAACTGCGCGCGGCCCTGGACAAGGTGGGCGCCCTGGAGTGGGCGGAAGCACTGCCCGAGGGCCTGGCCACGGTCGTCGGGGAGGGCGGCCACCGGCTGACCGTGACGCAGGCGCAGCACCTCGCCCTGGCCCGACTGGTCCTCGCCGACCCGCCGGTCGCCATCCTCGACGAGGCGACGGCCGACGCGGGAAGCGCGGGCGCCCGCGTCCTGGAGGACGCAGCGGCCCGCGCCCTGGAGGGCCGCACGGCCCTGGTGGTGGCCCACCGCCTCCCCCAGGCGGCGACCGCCGACCGCGTCGTCGTCCTGGACGGGGGCCGCGTGGTGGAGAACGGCACCCACGAGACGCTGACCGCGGCGGGCGGCCACTACGCCGACCTCTGGACAGCCTGGTCGGCCACCCGCCGACACCCCACGGAGAAGATCCCGAACCCCGCCTCGACCACCGAGACCCCGGTGTCACCGGCCGTCTGA